TCTTATGGCTGCAGTAAATAATTTTTCGATGGGGAAGCTTTCCTGCCACCAGGACTCACTCGGGAGCTCAGACTTTATGCAAAACCGGGTTCTGCAGATTTTTCCAAACGTTAACAATTGTACCATTGCACAGTGAAAAATTTTGCCCTATAATAATTGTGACGCAGGCCTGCCCGGCGGTGGTGCCATTGCCCGGTGGGCCGCACCTGAACTGAAGCGCAGGATCAACAAGATCGAGCAAGGGAGGAGCGCCCATGGACGCCCTTAACAGCCAGATACCCTTTTACCCTCCCCCGGGAAACGCCCTGCCTCAGCCGCCGCCGGCGCCGCAGGACGAAGGATCCCATGGAATAATCGACAAGGTGCACCTTTCGGTCAAGAATGCCCTCAAGGGCGTGAAAGACACCGTGGGCAAGATGGCTGAGCACACGGCCGAAGGCATCGGGAAGACCATCGATCCCGCCCTTTACCAGGACAAGATCGAGATCCCCCTCGAGCACAAGAGTTACAATAATATCTCCATTGATGACGCGGCGAAGATGATGGGCTACTTCACCCAGAAGATGCAGAACCAGGGATTCCCCTGGAGCCTCCACGAGGTGACGGGAAAATCCCTCAAGAAGAGGCATAAGATAAGCGAGTTTGAAGCCCTCGCAAGGCTGCAGAAGGGCCAGGAGGTCCTTTTTCAACCCCGCAGGAGCATGCAGTTTGACCTTTCCCCCGACAACCTGAGCGCCGTCTCGAAAATAGGGGGCGATCAGCTCAAGCCAGTGGACACGATGGCAAATCTCTCTAAGACTACCAAGGTCTCGGCCAATGACATAGGAATTGAAGTCACCTTCGGCGCTCCCGTGGTGATAAAGAGCTTCGGAGAGCTCAAGCTCCTCCATCAGCTCTACAACCCCGACATGGCCCTGGAGAAGGAGAAGCCCCCCGAGCCCTCGCCGATCATTCTGCCGGGAGGCTTCAAGAAGGACCAGGAGACCAAGCCCACGGAGGCCGAGAATGTCCTGGGCAAGACGGCCCACAATCTCTCTTACTTCACCAGGAAAACCATGGGCTCCACCCATCCCTGGCGCTTTGTCAAGGAAGGCACGACCAGCTCTTTCATGCGGGTTCTCAAGTCCATGATCTACAAGGGAATCCCCGGCGCACTGATAGGCGCCGGCGTGGGGTTTGCCGTAGGCGGGCCCATCGGCCTTTTCACCGGCTCATGGGCAGCCGCGCTGACCATGTCTTCCTATGGTGCCGCTGCCGGTGGAGGGCTCATGGCCCTCCAGGGCTCCCGCGACGCCCTCAAGGGAGAAGAGATCAACGCCTATGAAGCCACGGCAAGGATACTGGAAGAGAAGCCCGTGACATTCCAGGAGAGGAAGAAGCACTCCATCAGCCTTCCCATCATGGGGAGCTTCACCTGGTTCAGCGACTACGGGAAAGGCTCCGTCATCTCCACTCCCAAGGAGCTGGAATTCTTCACAAAGATGCAGGACCAGGAGTAGCGGGCCCCCTGCCCCCGCAGTCAGAGGTTCGTGGGTGATCTGTAATACTCGATGATTTTTCCCGAGAGCCAGCCGTTATCGTTGGCTCCGACGGTGCCTACGCTTGTAGTCTGGCCGCCTCCCCACAGGATGGAGAATACCCGGCACTCCTTGGCTTTCGCCATGTGGCCTGCCGTCCAGTCCTGGCCGTTCATGGTGAGATACTCCCCGGCTGTTCCCTGGAAGCCATAGACGCCGCCTGCGAGAGTGATGCTCAGGATATAGGGCTGCACGTTGCTTAAATCGGGCTTCAGGCCTGCGTCGCCGAAGAAGTAGTCAGGCTCTGTCGAGCCGTGGTTCCCCCTGGTGTCCACATCGCCCGTGATTTTCTGCAGGTGCCCCCCCGGGATCTGCCAGAGCATCACCGGCGTGAAGCCAAGGCCGTCGCTTATGTGCTTCACAAAGGCCATATAATTGTCCAGGTCCCTCTGGTTCCAGAGGTATCCTATGCCTGCTGCCGCCGTGGAGTCCATCTCATACTTGTCGAAGACCACAAAATCAGGCTTGTATCCCCCGCTGTAGACTCCAAGCTGGTTCCAGAGCCCTGATATGGGAGCCGCGTACGATGCCTTGACCTGGCCGTCAGTGAGGTTCTGGTGCACCCAGTGTGAGGTGCCGGTGCTCCACACGTTGGACTGCCACCCGAAGGTGATGGAGGGTCCGAAGGTCTTGATCGCCCAGTTCGTGGCCTGGATCCACCCGGGAAAGGTGTCGCTGAAAGAAGGGATAGCGGCGCTTGTGGATGAGGGCGCCGACTGCAGGATCTTCAGCGCGGTCGCTTCCCATCCATTCTTTATGTCCCAGGCTGAATAGACCCCCTGGCTTTTGAGCCCCCCGCTGTTCACCAGCACAATAAACTCCAGGGGGGTGAGGCTGTTTGCCGTGACAGGGCTTCCCCATGAGCGCTCCACGGTCCAGTTGTGCCTGGTCGTCATGAACCAGTATGCTTTCTTGAGGGCTCCATTCACCTCGATGAGCCTGCCGTTGAGGGTCCCTGTGCCGTCGGCAGTCCAGAGGCTTTGCTGCTGCACCATGCCGAGGAGGTCGGGGTTCAGAACAATAGATCCCGGGCTGGGACTGCCTGCTGACTTGTAGGACTGCATAATGCCGGCGTCGAGCATCAGGTTCACAAAGTGCATGGTGAGGTAACTGTTGCTGTCGTCGAAATCCTTGAAGCTTGTGCCGCCGCTCATCTCGGCTGTATAGACCACCATTACAGGAACGACCTTTCTGCCCGACGATGCCGTGAGGAGCTCTGCCTGCTTCATGGTATTGGTAGTATAGACGGGGTAGGTAATTTTTCCCGGATCGCCGTTGCCGCCGTCGCCTGCGTATTTGAAGATGGAGTCCACGGGCCTGCCCGCAAAAGTGCCTGAGTTGGTGTAATCCCCGTCAGTGACGGCGCCCATCGCGATATAAGAGGGCCATCCCGGGACCGGTCCGCACTGAGAGGGAGTAGGAGTCGGCGTTGCTGTTGGAGTAGGAGTCGGCGTTGGAGTGGGAGTCGCAGTAACCGTGGCAGTCGGTGCAGGTGTCGGGTCTGGAGTCGAAGTGGCAGTTGGCGTGGGAGTTGGCGTGGGCGTTGTCCCGCCATTCAACGTCATCTTTATGCTCGAAGGGCCCTCCGTCACGTTGCCCGGAGTCCCGCCGAAGCCGATTGAGACTTCTGCTCCCGGCTTTATGAGGGCTGTGTAAGGCTCCGGTTTTACCGTGTAATGGCTTCCCTGGTGCGAGGCTATCTTCCCGTTCCACATGCCGGTGATTTCCCTGTCAAAGTCAAATTCCATTGCCCACGAGGTCACCTCCGATGTCCCGGTGTTTTTCACCTTTAATTCGCCGTTGAAGCCGCTTCCCCAGTCGGAGGTGGTAGTGTAGGTCACCGTCACCGATCCTGACGCGGTGCCGCCGGAGCCTCCGCCGGCGGACTCCCCCCTGAGGGCATAATTCGAGGGGAAGGTTTTCACATTGCCCGGCGATCCGTTGAAGCCGAAGCTTGCGCTCCCGCCCGCCTCGATGAAGGAGTTCCACGTGTCGCCCGTTATGACATAATGATTATTCGCCGAGCTCACTATTTTCGCGTTCCATATGCTGCTGATCTTGCGGTTGAAGTCAAATTCCAGATTCCAGTTGTTGATCCGCACGGCGCCCTTGTTTTTTACCGTGATAGTGGCGCCAAAGCCGCTTCCCCAGTCGCCTGTGAGGGCAAAGTCAGCGCTGTACTGGGATTGATCGAGAAGAGCGGCAGCCCTCGAGGATGAACCCCCTGAAGTATCGGTGCCTGTGGAGGCGCCCTGTGTGCCTGCAATGCCTGCAGAGCCTGTAAAGCCCTCGATGCCGCCTCCTCCCGTGCATCCTGCGAGAGAAATGGAAAGACACAGAACAAGCGCGGTGAAAATGGTGACTCTGGCATTTTTGCTTTTCATACCTGCTCTCCTTTCAAGGTGTCCCGGGCCGCCAAGCTCCGCTTCAGGGACTGAGGAGAAAGTCCTCGGCTGTGGGGACAGGGAACTTCATGACATGCGGTGAGTCCTCTTCAATCTTATCAGGGTACAATGCCCGGCGGCAACGACCGTAAGGACCAAATTCGCTCAGCAAGGGGCGGGAAAAGAACTAATTTAAAGGACGGAATCTGCAGGGATGAACTAATCCCGCTGCCTGCCCCGTCAGGCGATAATCTTTCTTATCTGTTCCTTGAGGAAGGGGATATCGAGAGGCATGGGGATGAGGGCGGAAAAGGTGCTTTCCCACTCATGAAGATCCAGCAATGAGATGAGTATCACCGGGATTTTCCTCAGGGCGATCTTTTCCTGGATTATGCTCCTGAGCTCCTCAACGGTAATATTGGTATTCCCGTGGTATACCAGGATGAGGCTCGGATTCTGCTCGGGAGAGGAAATCTTCTCCAGAACGCCCTCCATGTTCCTGACAAAATCCACCTGGTAGCCCTCGCCTGCGAGAGCCTCCCGGATTATATGGGGACCGCTCTCTTCATCGCTCACCACCAGGATAAGGTGGCTCTTCTGAGGCTTTTTTTCAGGAACGCTGCCACTTTCAAGGCTGAAGGTAAAGCTCGTTCCCTCTCCTGGTGAGCTCCTGACTTCAATGCCTGATCCGTGGCCCTCGAGGGTATTCTTTACGGTATAGAGCCCCAGGCCTGTCCCGCGGCACTCCCCCTTGATCCGTATGAATTTCTGGAAGAGCTTTCCCTGTTCGGACAGGGCAATGCCTTTTCCCGTATCGGTGAACTTCAGCAGCACACGGTCGTCGGCCGGCAGGACAGTTACCGAGATGGTTCCTCCCGGCGGCGTGTAACGGAAGGAGTTGATGAGGAGATTGGAGAACACGGCGCGGATTTTTTCCCTGTCCGCCCGGACCCATACTCCTTCGGGGCATTTGAAGTTCAGAGTGATTGCGCTGAGAAGTGTCAGGGATTCATAGGTATCGTGCAGCTCCCTCAGGAGGGCATCGAGCGGAAAATCTTCCATGGAATAGCTCACCATTCCCGTCTCAATAACTGAGGAGTGCATGATGTTATGGATCATGGCAAGCAGGGAATCTATCAGGCAGCGGATTATTTTCGGAAAACGAGCCGCCTTTTCAGGAAGGGGACCGAATTGAGGCTTTTCCATCAGCTCCAGATACCCCAGCATTGCCGAAAGGGGGCTCTTCATATCATGGGTGAGGGTTGCAAGGAACTCTTCCCTGGTCTCTTTGAGCTTGTTTTCCGCTTCTACGCGGTCCGTGATGTCTTCGATGGCCAGCAGGATAATTTTGGAGTGGTTGAGCTCCCTGAATATCCGCCGTGCATTGAGGAGCATTATCCTGCGGCCGATGACGGGAAAGTCGCAGGCAACCTCGTAGTTTTCAAAGGAGAGCGCCTCGGGAATAATATGCTCCAGCAGCTCATGGAGCCTGGGAATGTCCCACTGGCGGCTGCCCAGGTCATAAATGCATTTCCCTACAGTCTCCTCGGGGGCCACGCCGAAGGTCCCGTAGAAGGAGCGGCTTGCCTTCAAGATATGCATCGTTTCATCAAGAATCAGCAGGGGCTCCCGTATGGTGTCCACAATGCTCTCTGAAAACTCGCGGGCCTGCTGGATTGCCCGCTCAGCGCGCATCCGCTCGGTGATGTCCCAGGATATGCTGAGAATACCCGCTACGGCATCTTCCTCATCGTATACAGGCACTTTCACCATCCGTATGAGGATCTCATGGCCTCTCGCCATGAAAGCCTCATCAAATTCTTCACTCTTTCCGGATCCAATCACTTTCCTGTCAAAGTCCTCAAGCTTTTTCGCCAGCTCTGCAGGATAAAAGTAATGGTCTGTCTTTCCGGCGATCTCGTCGCTTTCAATCCGAAGAAATCTGGCATAGCTCCTGTTGCATGAGACATACTCTCTTTCCCTGTTCTTGTAAGAGACAAAGTGCGGCAGGCTGTCCATGAGGGTCTTGTTATTGGCAAGCTCCCGCTTCAGCTCGGTGATTCTATGCCTGAGGGCCGATTTTGATTTCGCGAGCTCGTCAATTTCTCTATATAGGCTTTCCAGCTGGCTTCCAAGCCTTTCTGCCTTCTCATTGTCCATTGCCGGTGACTCCTGGAGCATTTCGCATCATCGTGTCATTTCCACCGCTCACAGTTCCTGTGTGCAATGGAAAGTCTTTCAGCCTGCAAGAGATTTCAGGGAGCTTGAGGGTCTCAAGAGCGGGAAGACGGGCACGCAAGGGGAAGGGAAATCTTCGCGCAGATGATAAGCAGGCCGGGCCTTGTGAACCCCCCGCTTTTTAAGTATACCACGGGCCCTATGCTTCGTCAAACAGCCATCACTCCCCTCTGTGCATCTGCACTTACGGCTGCATCAATTTCTTCCGCGGATGGCGTAACCCTCATGTATCAAAAAATACATATTTCATCAGTGCGGTGGATTATAATAAGGCTAAATGAAAGCACTCTGCAAAAATGCCCATGCCTGGTAAGAAAACGCCTGCCGGCGCTGCCCGGGAGAATGAGATGCTCGAGGCCATGCGCTCCATCGTGAATAGGAGCCCCGTGGTGCTTATGCTTTGGAGGAATGCCCCGGGAGAGTGGCCTGTCGAGTATGTTTCCGAGAATATCCTCGCCGTGACCGGCTATTCCAGGGAAGACCTCCTCTCCGGCATCGTGTCCTGGACTGCCATCACTCACAAGGACGATCTCCTTCTTCTTGAGGCCGAGGTGGCCTCATTCATGGAAAAGGGCATCGACGAATGGTCCCAGCAGTACCGCCTCCTGTGCAGATCTGGAGAGATGCGCTGGTTCCGGGACTGGAACAGAGTGCTGAGAGACAGCGAGGGCACCGTGACCCACGTGCAGGCTCTTGTGGTGGATATCACCGCTGAAAGGCAGGTCCTCCACGATCTCGCGGTAAAAAGCGCCGCAATCGATGCTACCGTCACACCCATTGCCCTCGGCGACCTCAACGGAGTTGTCACCGCCGTAAACCCGGCGTTCCTCAGGCTCTGGGGGTATGAGAGGGAAGAGGAGGTGATCAGGCGCTCCTATCTTGATTTCTTTGACGATCCCATCGCGGCGGCGGGCATCCTTCCCGGCATCATGCGCCAGGGGAGCTGGGAGGGAGAGATGGTGATAAGGAGAAAGGACGGATCGACCGGGGAGGTATTCTTCACGGCTACGATGGTGAGATCTCCCGATGACGGTACCCCCCTCTGCCTGATGGCCTCATTTATTGACGTTACCCACCGCCGAAACGCGGAGCGGTCTCTGATGCAGAGCGAGCAGACGCTCCGCTCAATCCTCGAGGCATCACCCGATGCCATATTCTTGGTGAACATTGAAAAGGTTATTCTTTATGGCAACATAACCTTTGCGGGGCTTTTGGGCATGCCGCCGGCCCACCTCGCCGTGGCCACCCCGCTGAAAGAGCTGTTCCCGGGTGAGACAGGTGAACTTCTCATGAGGGACCTGGAGCAGGTGTTCTCAAAGAGGAGGCTCTTGAAAAGCAGCGACGTGCTCATAGAGGCAGGTGGTAAAGGGCGATCCTTCGAGCCGCGCCTTATCCCGGTCAATGATCACAATGGGAAGATGTCCTCGGTCATAGGCATATTTCGCGATGTGACAGGGGAAAGGGAAGCGGAGCGCGTACTTAAGCGATCCCACGAAGAGCTTGAAAGCCTTGTCAGGGCGAGAACTGCCGAGCTTGAAAGCCTCGCGGGAGAGCTGGCCGGTGAGATTGCCCTGAGGAAAGAGACCGAAGAAAAGCTCCAGGAGAGTTACGAGAAGTTCCGTGTGCTCCTTGATGTTCCTTATGTGACGGCTTTTCTCATAGACTGCCGGGGCACTGTTGTTGCAGCAAACAAGATGACCTTGGCGGCCCTGAACCTGGACCAGGAGAATTTTGTGGGGAAAAATGCCTTTGAGTGCATTCCCCCTGAAATAGCAGCCAATCGAAGGCTGCAGGTGGAGAAGGTCCTGCGCTCGGGCCAGCCCCATCAGTTTGTGGATCAGCGGGACGGGCGGTGGATTGAAAGCAGCCTGTACCCTGTGTTTAATACCCACGGGAAGGTTGTCATGGTTGCGGTGTTCGGCAAGGACGTCACCGAGGAGAAAAAGCACCTCAATGAGAGAGAAGAGCTCATCGCCAGTCTCCAGAAAGCCCTTGCCGACGTGAAGACGCTGAGCGGCCTTCTCCCCGTCTGCGCCTGGTGCAGGAAAGTGAGAAACGACGAAGGGTACTGGCAGATGATCGAGGACTATGTCACAGAGCACTCCGGCGCTGAAATCTCCCACAGCATATGCCCCGACTGCGCCGAGAGCTATTTCCACAAGGTCATTCCCCCCGCACTCGAGGGGAATGACCTGACCCGGAGGATTTAGGGGGCCTGCGGCGAAATCTGTGAGGCAGGGAGGTGAGGTGCCGCCGTGGACCACGATGAAAAAAAGAGCCACCTTATGAGCGTCCTCTTCGGAGGCACCCTGGGGGGCATCATAGCCCTTTTTCTCTCGGCTGTCATGCTGATGGGTAACTTCTTCATGGTCACCCGTTATGCCGATGAGATCCCCAGGCCGCCTTATCTGTTGCTGTTACTCAGTTTTGTTCTCTTTTTCATATGCGGTGCTTACATAGCCCACAAGCGCTACCACCGCAGAAAGTCTGCAGGGGGGGAAGAGCCTGCCGCCTCGCCTCCATCTGCGGAAAAGGCGCCTCAGGAAGGGTAAGCGGGAATATCTTTCAGGGGAGCACCAGGGTGCCTCTCGCCGCCTGGGAAGGTGCCGCGCCGTAATACCTCGAGAGCACAATCCTCACGTAATTCTGCGTCTCCTCATAGGGCGGTATCCCGCCGTATTTTTCCACTGCAGCGGGCCCGGCGTTATAGGCGGCCAGGGCAAGCTCCACCGTGCCGAAACGGTCAAGCTGCCTCCTCAGATACTGGGTGCCGCCGCGGATATTCTGGCAGGGATCATAAGGGTCGCTCACGCCAAGGCCTTTTGCTGTCTCCGGCATGAGCTGCATGAGGCCGCAGGCGCCGGCAGGAGACAGGGCCTTCGCGTTGAAGCCCGACTCGGCCTCGATAACAGAGAGCACAAGCTCGGGGTCAAGAGCGTAGCGCTCCGCTATCTCGTGGATAAGGGGGAGAATCTCTTCAGGGCACGATGCATGGCATGCCAGTGCCGCCGCACGGGGGGAAGGAGCCCAGGAACGGGCAGAGGCCCATGACGGGTCGGCATCTATCATCACGACGGCGCAGCCGGACTTTCTCAACCCAAGGTATTGGTCCTTCTCTCTCCTCAGGTCTATGAGGGTCACGTCGCAGGAGGTGGAGAAAAGGTTGTGGAGGGGCTT
This is a stretch of genomic DNA from Candidatus Eremiobacterota bacterium. It encodes these proteins:
- a CDS encoding cellulose binding domain-containing protein, producing MKSKNARVTIFTALVLCLSISLAGCTGGGGIEGFTGSAGIAGTQGASTGTDTSGGSSSRAAALLDQSQYSADFALTGDWGSGFGATITVKNKGAVRINNWNLEFDFNRKISSIWNAKIVSSANNHYVITGDTWNSFIEAGGSASFGFNGSPGNVKTFPSNYALRGESAGGGSGGTASGSVTVTYTTTSDWGSGFNGELKVKNTGTSEVTSWAMEFDFDREITGMWNGKIASHQGSHYTVKPEPYTALIKPGAEVSIGFGGTPGNVTEGPSSIKMTLNGGTTPTPTPTPTATSTPDPTPAPTATVTATPTPTPTPTPTATPTPTPSQCGPVPGWPSYIAMGAVTDGDYTNSGTFAGRPVDSIFKYAGDGGNGDPGKITYPVYTTNTMKQAELLTASSGRKVVPVMVVYTAEMSGGTSFKDFDDSNSYLTMHFVNLMLDAGIMQSYKSAGSPSPGSIVLNPDLLGMVQQQSLWTADGTGTLNGRLIEVNGALKKAYWFMTTRHNWTVERSWGSPVTANSLTPLEFIVLVNSGGLKSQGVYSAWDIKNGWEATALKILQSAPSSTSAAIPSFSDTFPGWIQATNWAIKTFGPSITFGWQSNVWSTGTSHWVHQNLTDGQVKASYAAPISGLWNQLGVYSGGYKPDFVVFDKYEMDSTAAAGIGYLWNQRDLDNYMAFVKHISDGLGFTPVMLWQIPGGHLQKITGDVDTRGNHGSTEPDYFFGDAGLKPDLSNVQPYILSITLAGGVYGFQGTAGEYLTMNGQDWTAGHMAKAKECRVFSILWGGGQTTSVGTVGANDNGWLSGKIIEYYRSPTNL
- a CDS encoding PAS domain-containing protein: MDNEKAERLGSQLESLYREIDELAKSKSALRHRITELKRELANNKTLMDSLPHFVSYKNREREYVSCNRSYARFLRIESDEIAGKTDHYFYPAELAKKLEDFDRKVIGSGKSEEFDEAFMARGHEILIRMVKVPVYDEEDAVAGILSISWDITERMRAERAIQQAREFSESIVDTIREPLLILDETMHILKASRSFYGTFGVAPEETVGKCIYDLGSRQWDIPRLHELLEHIIPEALSFENYEVACDFPVIGRRIMLLNARRIFRELNHSKIILLAIEDITDRVEAENKLKETREEFLATLTHDMKSPLSAMLGYLELMEKPQFGPLPEKAARFPKIIRCLIDSLLAMIHNIMHSSVIETGMVSYSMEDFPLDALLRELHDTYESLTLLSAITLNFKCPEGVWVRADREKIRAVFSNLLINSFRYTPPGGTISVTVLPADDRVLLKFTDTGKGIALSEQGKLFQKFIRIKGECRGTGLGLYTVKNTLEGHGSGIEVRSSPGEGTSFTFSLESGSVPEKKPQKSHLILVVSDEESGPHIIREALAGEGYQVDFVRNMEGVLEKISSPEQNPSLILVYHGNTNITVEELRSIIQEKIALRKIPVILISLLDLHEWESTFSALIPMPLDIPFLKEQIRKIIA
- a CDS encoding PAS domain S-box protein; translation: MPGKKTPAGAARENEMLEAMRSIVNRSPVVLMLWRNAPGEWPVEYVSENILAVTGYSREDLLSGIVSWTAITHKDDLLLLEAEVASFMEKGIDEWSQQYRLLCRSGEMRWFRDWNRVLRDSEGTVTHVQALVVDITAERQVLHDLAVKSAAIDATVTPIALGDLNGVVTAVNPAFLRLWGYEREEEVIRRSYLDFFDDPIAAAGILPGIMRQGSWEGEMVIRRKDGSTGEVFFTATMVRSPDDGTPLCLMASFIDVTHRRNAERSLMQSEQTLRSILEASPDAIFLVNIEKVILYGNITFAGLLGMPPAHLAVATPLKELFPGETGELLMRDLEQVFSKRRLLKSSDVLIEAGGKGRSFEPRLIPVNDHNGKMSSVIGIFRDVTGEREAERVLKRSHEELESLVRARTAELESLAGELAGEIALRKETEEKLQESYEKFRVLLDVPYVTAFLIDCRGTVVAANKMTLAALNLDQENFVGKNAFECIPPEIAANRRLQVEKVLRSGQPHQFVDQRDGRWIESSLYPVFNTHGKVVMVAVFGKDVTEEKKHLNEREELIASLQKALADVKTLSGLLPVCAWCRKVRNDEGYWQMIEDYVTEHSGAEISHSICPDCAESYFHKVIPPALEGNDLTRRI
- a CDS encoding lytic transglycosylase domain-containing protein, with translation MKNHLFPPGLLCALLVGFFSALLLFPAGTPAFSQDGDDFIIIDLVNEQDPCFRKPLHNLFSTSCDVTLIDLRREKDQYLGLRKSGCAVVMIDADPSWASARSWAPSPRAAALACHASCPEEILPLIHEIAERYALDPELVLSVIEAESGFNAKALSPAGACGLMQLMPETAKGLGVSDPYDPCQNIRGGTQYLRRQLDRFGTVELALAAYNAGPAAVEKYGGIPPYEETQNYVRIVLSRYYGAAPSQAARGTLVLP